One part of the Ursus arctos isolate Adak ecotype North America unplaced genomic scaffold, UrsArc2.0 scaffold_14, whole genome shotgun sequence genome encodes these proteins:
- the NACC1 gene encoding nucleus accumbens-associated protein 1 isoform X2: MAQTLQMEIPNFGNSILECLNEQRLQGLYCDVSVVVKGHAFKAHRAVLAASSSYFRDLFNSSRSAVVELPAAVQPQSFQRILSFCYTGRLSMNVGDQFLLMYTAGFLQIQEIMEKGTEFFLKVSSPSCDSQGLHAEEAPSSEPQSPVAQTSSWPACGTPLPLVSRVKTEQQESDSVQCTPVAKRLWDSSGSGGGNGSRKMAKFSTPDLAANRPPQQAPVVAAAQPAGGAVAAAAGAGPGQPAGGAAAAAGGVVSGPSTSERTSPGTSSAYTSDSPGSYHNEEDEEEDAGEEGADEQYRQICNMYTMYSMMNVGQTAEKVEALPEQVAPESRNRIRVRQDLASLPAELINQIGNRCHPKLYDEGDPSEKLELVTGTNVYITRAQLMNCHVSAGTRHKVLLRRLLASFFDRNTLANSCGTGIRSSSNNPSRKPLDSRVLHAVKYYCQNFAPNFKESEMNAIAADMCTNARRVVRKSWIPKLKVLMAEGDAYTTFISDTGKIEPDMMGVEHSFETASHDGEAGPSAEALQ; encoded by the exons ATGGCCCAGACCCTGCAGATGGAGATCCCGAACTTTGGCAACAGCATTCTGGAGTGTCTGAACGAGCAGCGGCTGCAGGGCCTGTACTGTGACGTGTCCGTGGTGGTCAAGGGCCACGCCTTTAAAGCGCACCGGGCCGTGCTGGCCGCCAGCAGCTCGTACTTCCGGGACCTGTTCAACAGCAGCCGGAGCGCGGTGGTGGAGCTGCCGGCTGCCGTGCAGCCCCAGTCCTTCCAGCGGATCCTCAGCTTCTGCTACACGGGCCGGCTGAGCATGAACGTGGGCGACCAGTTCCTGCTCATGTACACGGCCGGCTTCCTGCAGATCCAGGAGATCATGGAGAAGGGCACCGAGTTCTTCCTCAAGGTGAGCTCCCCCAGCTGCGACTCGCAGGGCCTGCACGCCGAGGAGGCCCCGTCGTCGGAGCCCCAGAGCCCTGTGGCCCAGACGTCAAGCTGGCCGGCCTGTGGCACCCCGCTGCCGCTCGTGTCCCGTGTCAAGACGGAGCAGCAGGAGTCGGACTCTGTGCAGTGCACGCCTGTGGCCAAGCGGCTGTGGGACAGCAGCGGCAGTGGTGGCGGCAATGGCAGCCGCAAGATGGCTAAGTTCTCCACACCGGACCTGGCTGCCAACCGGCCGCCCCAGCAGGCCCCGGTGGTGGCGGCGGCGCAGCCGGCCGGGGGGGCTGTGGCAGCGGCTGCAGGGGCCGGCCCTGGGCAGCCGGctgggggggcggcggcggcagcagggGGCGTGGTGAGTGGGCCCAGCACGTCGGAGAGGACCAGCCCGGGCACGTCGAGCGCCTATACCAGCGACAGCCCTGGCTCCTACCACAACgaagaggatgaggaggaggacgCGGGCGAGGAGGGCGCGGATGAGCAGTACCGGCAGATCTGCAACATGTACACCATGTACAGCATGATGAACGTCGGCCAGACAG CCGAGAAGGTGGAGGCCCTCCCTGAGCAGGTGGCCCCCGAGTCCCGGAATCGCATCCGGGTGCGGCAAGACCTGGCATCTCTCCCGGCTGAGCTCATCAACCAGATTGGCAACCGCTGCCACCCCAAGCTCTACGATGAGGGTGACCCCTCCGAGAAGCTGGAGCTGGTGACAG GCACCAATGTGTACATCACGAGGGCTCAGCTCATGAACTGCCACGTCAGCGCGGGCACACGGCACAAGGTCCTGCTGCGGCGCCTCCTGGCCTCCTTCTTTGACCG GAACACGCTGGCTAACAGCTGTGGCACCGGCATCCGCTCTTCCTCCAACAACCCCAGCCGCAAACCGCTGGACAGTCGCGTCCTTCATGCTGTCAAGT ACTACTGCCAGAACTTCGCTCCCAACTTCAAGGAGAGTGAGATGAACGCCATCGCAGCTGACATGTGCACCAACGCCCGCCGCGTTGTGCGGAAGAGCTGGATCCCCAAGCTCAAGGTGCTCATGGCCGAGGGCGACGCCTACACCACCTTCATCAGCGACACGGGCAAGATAGAGCCGGACATGATGGGCGTGGAGCACAGCTTCGAGACGGCTAGCCACGACGGCGAGGCCGGCCCCTCGGCTGAGGCCCTCCAGTAA
- the NACC1 gene encoding nucleus accumbens-associated protein 1 isoform X1 — protein sequence MAQTLQMEIPNFGNSILECLNEQRLQGLYCDVSVVVKGHAFKAHRAVLAASSSYFRDLFNSSRSAVVELPAAVQPQSFQRILSFCYTGRLSMNVGDQFLLMYTAGFLQIQEIMEKGTEFFLKVSSPSCDSQGLHAEEAPSSEPQSPVAQTSSWPACGTPLPLVSRVKTEQQESDSVQCTPVAKRLWDSSGSGGGNGSRKMAKFSTPDLAANRPPQQAPVVAAAQPAGGAVAAAAGAGPGQPAGGAAAAAGGVVSGPSTSERTSPGTSSAYTSDSPGSYHNEEDEEEDAGEEGADEQYRQICNMYTMYSMMNVGQTAEKVEALPEQVAPESRNRIRVRQDLASLPAELINQIGNRCHPKLYDEGDPSEKLELVTGTNVYITRAQLMNCHVSAGTRHKVLLRRLLASFFDRNTLANSCGTGIRSSSNNPSRKPLDSRVLHAVKYYCQNFAPNFKESEMNAIAADMCTNARRVVRKSWIPKLKVLMAEGDAYTTFISDTGKIEPDMMGVEHSFETASHDGEAGPSAEALQTDRPPCPCEVPTPSPPWADPPLPGPVSEIAH from the exons ATGGCCCAGACCCTGCAGATGGAGATCCCGAACTTTGGCAACAGCATTCTGGAGTGTCTGAACGAGCAGCGGCTGCAGGGCCTGTACTGTGACGTGTCCGTGGTGGTCAAGGGCCACGCCTTTAAAGCGCACCGGGCCGTGCTGGCCGCCAGCAGCTCGTACTTCCGGGACCTGTTCAACAGCAGCCGGAGCGCGGTGGTGGAGCTGCCGGCTGCCGTGCAGCCCCAGTCCTTCCAGCGGATCCTCAGCTTCTGCTACACGGGCCGGCTGAGCATGAACGTGGGCGACCAGTTCCTGCTCATGTACACGGCCGGCTTCCTGCAGATCCAGGAGATCATGGAGAAGGGCACCGAGTTCTTCCTCAAGGTGAGCTCCCCCAGCTGCGACTCGCAGGGCCTGCACGCCGAGGAGGCCCCGTCGTCGGAGCCCCAGAGCCCTGTGGCCCAGACGTCAAGCTGGCCGGCCTGTGGCACCCCGCTGCCGCTCGTGTCCCGTGTCAAGACGGAGCAGCAGGAGTCGGACTCTGTGCAGTGCACGCCTGTGGCCAAGCGGCTGTGGGACAGCAGCGGCAGTGGTGGCGGCAATGGCAGCCGCAAGATGGCTAAGTTCTCCACACCGGACCTGGCTGCCAACCGGCCGCCCCAGCAGGCCCCGGTGGTGGCGGCGGCGCAGCCGGCCGGGGGGGCTGTGGCAGCGGCTGCAGGGGCCGGCCCTGGGCAGCCGGctgggggggcggcggcggcagcagggGGCGTGGTGAGTGGGCCCAGCACGTCGGAGAGGACCAGCCCGGGCACGTCGAGCGCCTATACCAGCGACAGCCCTGGCTCCTACCACAACgaagaggatgaggaggaggacgCGGGCGAGGAGGGCGCGGATGAGCAGTACCGGCAGATCTGCAACATGTACACCATGTACAGCATGATGAACGTCGGCCAGACAG CCGAGAAGGTGGAGGCCCTCCCTGAGCAGGTGGCCCCCGAGTCCCGGAATCGCATCCGGGTGCGGCAAGACCTGGCATCTCTCCCGGCTGAGCTCATCAACCAGATTGGCAACCGCTGCCACCCCAAGCTCTACGATGAGGGTGACCCCTCCGAGAAGCTGGAGCTGGTGACAG GCACCAATGTGTACATCACGAGGGCTCAGCTCATGAACTGCCACGTCAGCGCGGGCACACGGCACAAGGTCCTGCTGCGGCGCCTCCTGGCCTCCTTCTTTGACCG GAACACGCTGGCTAACAGCTGTGGCACCGGCATCCGCTCTTCCTCCAACAACCCCAGCCGCAAACCGCTGGACAGTCGCGTCCTTCATGCTGTCAAGT ACTACTGCCAGAACTTCGCTCCCAACTTCAAGGAGAGTGAGATGAACGCCATCGCAGCTGACATGTGCACCAACGCCCGCCGCGTTGTGCGGAAGAGCTGGATCCCCAAGCTCAAGGTGCTCATGGCCGAGGGCGACGCCTACACCACCTTCATCAGCGACACGGGCAAGATAGAGCCGGACATGATGGGCGTGGAGCACAGCTTCGAGACGGCTAGCCACGACGGCGAGGCCGGCCCCTCGGCTGAGGCCCTCCA GACAGACCGCCCGCCCTGTCCGTGTGAAGTGCCAACGCCCTCCCCGCCCTGGGCCGACCCCCCACTCCCCGGGCCCGTAAGTGAGATTGCACATTAA
- the STX10 gene encoding syntaxin-10 isoform X1, protein MSLEDPFFVVRGEVQKAVNTARGLYQRWCELLQEDAAVGREELDWTTNELRNGLRSIEWDLEDLEETIGIVEANPGKFKLPAGDLQERKVFVERMREAVQDMKDHMVSPAAIAFMERNNREMLTGKLAAQKSSSDLLDTSMASVTSRYIEEQQATQQLIMDQQDQQLEMVSGSIRVLKHMSGRVGEELDEQGIMLDAFAHEMDHTQSRMDGVLRKMAKVSHMTSDRRQWCAIVVLLGVLLLVLILLFSL, encoded by the exons TGAGGTGCAGAAGGCGGTGAACACGGCCCGCGGGCTGTACCAGCGCTGGTGCGAGCTCCTGCAAGAGGACGCGGCGGTCGGCCGCGAAGAGCTGGACTGGACGACCAATGAGCTGCGGAATGGCCTTCGCAGCATCGAGTGGGACCTCGAGGACCTGGAGGAGACCATCG GCATAGTGGAAGCCAACCCAGGAAAGTTCAAGCTCCCAGCCGGAGACCTGCAGGAGAGAAAGGTGTTCGTGGAGCGGATGCGGGAGGCAGTCCAG GATATGAAGGACCATATGGTCAGCCCCGCAGCCATAGCCTTCATGGAGAGGAATAATAGAGAG ATGCTGACAGGCAAGCTAGCTGCCCAGAAGTCATCCAGCGACCTGCTGGACACCAGCATGGCCTCGGTCACCTCTCGTTACATTGAGGAGCAGCAGGCCACACAGCAG CTGATCATGGACCAACAAGATCAACAGCTGGAGATGGTGTCTGGGAGCATCCGGGTTCTGAAACACATGTCCGGCCGTGTTGGGGAGGAACTGGATGAGCAGGGCAT CATGCTGGATGCCTTCGCTCATGAGATGGACCACACCCAGTCCCGGATGGATGGGGTCCTCAGGAAGATGGCCAAAGTATCCCACATGACAAGTG ACCGCCGACAGTGGTGTGCCATTGTGGTGCTGCTGGGGGTGCTTCTTCTGGTTCTcatcctgctcttctctctctga
- the STX10 gene encoding syntaxin-10 isoform X2 — translation MSLEDPFFVVRGEVQKAVNTARGLYQRWCELLQEDAAVGREELDWTTNELRNGLRSIEWDLEDLEETIGIVEANPGKFKLPAGDLQERKVFVERMREAVQDMKDHMVSPAAIAFMERNNREMLTGKLAAQKSSSDLLDTSMASVTSRYIEEQQATQQLIMDQQDQQLEMVSGSIRVLKHMSGRVGEELDEQACWMPSLMRWTTPSPGWMGSSGRWPKYPT, via the exons TGAGGTGCAGAAGGCGGTGAACACGGCCCGCGGGCTGTACCAGCGCTGGTGCGAGCTCCTGCAAGAGGACGCGGCGGTCGGCCGCGAAGAGCTGGACTGGACGACCAATGAGCTGCGGAATGGCCTTCGCAGCATCGAGTGGGACCTCGAGGACCTGGAGGAGACCATCG GCATAGTGGAAGCCAACCCAGGAAAGTTCAAGCTCCCAGCCGGAGACCTGCAGGAGAGAAAGGTGTTCGTGGAGCGGATGCGGGAGGCAGTCCAG GATATGAAGGACCATATGGTCAGCCCCGCAGCCATAGCCTTCATGGAGAGGAATAATAGAGAG ATGCTGACAGGCAAGCTAGCTGCCCAGAAGTCATCCAGCGACCTGCTGGACACCAGCATGGCCTCGGTCACCTCTCGTTACATTGAGGAGCAGCAGGCCACACAGCAG CTGATCATGGACCAACAAGATCAACAGCTGGAGATGGTGTCTGGGAGCATCCGGGTTCTGAAACACATGTCCGGCCGTGTTGGGGAGGAACTGGATGAGCAGG CATGCTGGATGCCTTCGCTCATGAGATGGACCACACCCAGTCCCGGATGGATGGGGTCCTCAGGAAGATGGCCAAAGTATCCCACATGA